A section of the Corynebacterium tuberculostearicum genome encodes:
- the metE gene encoding 5-methyltetrahydropteroyltriglutamate--homocysteine S-methyltransferase: protein MTNTNFPKATIEGYPRVGANRELKRALESYWAGRIDAETFESAAHSLRLDTYNRLRDLGLTEDYAIPADVAYYDQVLETALTVGAVAGETLDDEFTLARGNKDTAPLEMTKWFDTNYHYIVPEIADDQDFKAHPQRVIKLVEEARAAGHTVRPYLVGPVTLLALSKQAEGATKSPLDRLDDAVKAYQEVLAELNKSGVKWVQLAEPALVADLTIANDEELAAHTKRAYEAILGADNRPQVYLTTPYGSARKGLDVLAELKPEAVQVDLSVGTLALDEGYLERVKNLKSHVVAGLIDGRNVWAANLRDLRSKYEDLEGNLDSLSVSTSVSLQHVPHTVEAETKLPADVATWFSFANEKVKEVVALSQGPLEAPEAYSISDRAVRTRAESERIHNAAVKERIEKLPAGEVEREPAFAERNEAQKELGLPQLPTTTIGSFPQTKEIRQARAAHRKGELSDADYNAALKDEVKSVIELQERLGLDVLVHGEPERNDMVQYFAELLDGFVTTENGWVQSYGSRCTRPPIVVGDISRPAAMTTEWSKYAQSLSEHHVKGMLTGPVTILAWSFVRDDVHQSVSADQLGVALADEVHDLEEAGIDIIQIDEPALRELLPLREEDRKAYLDWAVRSFRLVALEAKPTTQIHTHLCYSEFGQIIDAVAGLDADVTSIEAARSRMELLEDIDETFHSEIGPGIYDIHSPRVPSVAEMAELIRAALKHVPVERLWVNPDCGLKTRGYEETEASLRNMVLARDEVRESL, encoded by the coding sequence ATGACGAACACTAACTTCCCCAAGGCGACGATTGAGGGCTACCCTCGCGTCGGCGCTAACCGTGAACTTAAGCGTGCGCTGGAATCCTACTGGGCCGGGCGCATCGATGCGGAAACCTTCGAGTCCGCCGCACATTCCCTGCGCCTGGATACTTATAACCGCCTGCGCGACCTGGGCCTTACTGAGGACTACGCCATTCCTGCTGACGTCGCCTACTACGACCAGGTGCTCGAGACCGCACTGACCGTTGGCGCCGTGGCCGGCGAGACCCTGGATGATGAGTTCACCTTAGCCCGCGGCAATAAAGACACCGCGCCGCTGGAGATGACCAAGTGGTTCGATACCAACTACCACTACATCGTCCCGGAAATCGCCGATGACCAGGACTTCAAGGCGCATCCGCAGCGCGTTATCAAGCTGGTAGAAGAGGCCCGCGCGGCAGGTCATACCGTGCGCCCATACCTCGTCGGCCCGGTTACCCTGCTGGCCCTGTCCAAGCAGGCAGAGGGTGCTACCAAGTCTCCGCTCGACCGCCTGGATGATGCCGTCAAGGCATACCAGGAGGTCCTAGCCGAGCTGAATAAATCCGGCGTGAAGTGGGTACAGCTCGCCGAGCCTGCCCTGGTAGCGGACCTGACCATTGCCAATGATGAGGAGCTGGCTGCCCATACCAAGCGCGCTTATGAGGCCATTTTGGGCGCGGACAACCGCCCGCAGGTATACCTCACCACCCCGTATGGTTCTGCCCGCAAGGGCCTCGACGTTCTGGCGGAGCTCAAGCCAGAGGCCGTCCAGGTGGACCTTTCCGTAGGAACTCTGGCACTCGACGAGGGCTACCTCGAGCGCGTGAAGAACTTGAAGTCCCACGTGGTTGCCGGCCTTATCGACGGCCGCAATGTCTGGGCCGCCAACCTACGCGACCTGCGCTCCAAGTACGAGGACCTAGAGGGCAACCTCGACTCCCTCTCCGTATCGACCTCCGTTTCCCTGCAGCACGTGCCACACACCGTGGAGGCGGAAACCAAGCTGCCGGCCGACGTCGCTACCTGGTTCTCCTTCGCCAACGAGAAGGTCAAGGAAGTCGTCGCCCTGTCCCAGGGTCCGCTAGAGGCACCGGAGGCATATAGCATCAGTGACCGCGCAGTGCGCACCCGTGCCGAATCCGAGCGCATCCACAACGCGGCGGTGAAGGAGCGCATCGAAAAGCTGCCGGCCGGCGAGGTTGAGCGCGAGCCTGCCTTTGCTGAGCGCAACGAGGCGCAGAAGGAACTAGGCCTGCCGCAGCTGCCAACCACCACCATCGGCTCCTTCCCCCAGACCAAGGAGATCCGCCAGGCGCGTGCGGCGCACCGCAAGGGCGAGCTTTCCGACGCCGACTACAACGCCGCCCTCAAGGACGAAGTCAAGTCCGTCATCGAGCTGCAGGAGCGCCTCGGCCTCGACGTCCTCGTCCATGGCGAGCCGGAGCGCAATGACATGGTTCAGTACTTTGCCGAGCTGCTCGATGGCTTTGTCACCACCGAAAACGGCTGGGTCCAGTCTTATGGCTCCCGCTGCACCCGTCCGCCAATCGTTGTTGGTGACATCTCCCGCCCGGCTGCGATGACCACCGAGTGGTCCAAGTACGCGCAGTCGCTCTCGGAGCACCACGTCAAGGGCATGCTCACCGGCCCGGTGACCATCCTGGCCTGGTCCTTCGTGCGAGATGACGTACACCAGTCCGTCTCCGCGGATCAGCTCGGCGTCGCGCTGGCAGATGAGGTGCATGACCTGGAAGAGGCCGGCATCGACATCATCCAGATCGACGAGCCCGCCCTGCGCGAGCTGCTGCCGCTGCGCGAAGAAGACCGCAAGGCCTACCTGGACTGGGCCGTGCGTTCCTTCCGCCTGGTAGCGCTCGAGGCCAAGCCGACCACCCAGATCCACACCCACCTGTGCTACTCCGAGTTCGGCCAGATCATCGATGCCGTTGCCGGCCTGGATGCCGATGTCACCTCCATCGAGGCGGCCCGCTCCCGCATGGAACTACTGGAGGATATCGACGAGACCTTCCACTCCGAAATCGGCCCGGGCATCTATGATATTCACTCCCCGCGCGTGCCTTCCGTAGCGGAGATGGCCGAGCTCATCCGCGCCGCGCTCAAGCACGTGCCGGTCGAGCGCCTGTGGGTTAACCCGGACTGCGGCCTGAAGACCCGCGGTTACGAGGAGACCGAAGCCTCCCTGCGCAATATGGTGCTGGCTCGCGATGAGGTGCGCGAGTCCCTCTAA
- a CDS encoding methylenetetrahydrofolate reductase encodes MSPRLSASAPLDYESEEEAHAPERLALSFEVIPPRHDADAAKIDRLLEVLESYHPDYIAVTSSQRSGWLEGTAAFIEKISQNTSMRPLAHLACTAGTRDELIGWINRLVDAGVRGLLALRGDLPEGGMPEHYLQHADELVRLIRQLESHQAARFAAGRLAVSVACYPSGHAESKNEDEDFDVLLNKQRLGADFAITQLFFDAEDFLRFAQRAKLAGVKIPLIPGIMPMTSLRRLERMGQLSGLTVPERVRTQLAAATTPEEEYEIGMELTAQLARTIVAGGADGLHIYTHNNPDITQDLLSRIGVDNDEH; translated from the coding sequence ATGAGCCCGCGACTTTCGGCTTCCGCGCCCTTGGACTATGAAAGTGAAGAGGAAGCACATGCGCCCGAGCGCCTTGCCCTTTCCTTTGAGGTAATCCCGCCGCGCCACGATGCCGATGCCGCCAAGATCGACCGCTTACTAGAAGTTCTGGAAAGCTATCACCCTGATTACATCGCGGTGACCAGTTCCCAGCGCTCCGGTTGGTTGGAGGGAACCGCGGCCTTCATTGAGAAGATCTCGCAGAACACCTCTATGCGCCCCCTGGCGCACCTGGCCTGCACGGCCGGGACGCGCGACGAGCTCATCGGGTGGATTAATCGCTTGGTGGATGCCGGCGTGCGCGGCCTGCTGGCCTTGCGCGGCGATCTCCCCGAAGGGGGCATGCCTGAGCACTACCTGCAACATGCCGATGAGCTGGTTCGCCTCATCCGCCAGCTGGAAAGCCACCAGGCCGCTCGCTTCGCCGCCGGCCGCCTCGCGGTGAGCGTGGCGTGCTACCCCAGCGGCCATGCCGAATCCAAGAACGAGGACGAAGACTTCGACGTCCTGCTTAATAAGCAGCGCCTCGGCGCGGACTTCGCCATCACCCAGCTCTTCTTCGATGCGGAGGACTTCCTCCGCTTCGCCCAAAGGGCGAAATTGGCCGGGGTGAAGATCCCCCTCATTCCGGGGATTATGCCCATGACCAGCCTGCGCCGGTTGGAGCGAATGGGGCAGCTGTCCGGGCTGACCGTACCCGAGAGGGTGCGCACTCAGCTCGCGGCAGCGACAACCCCAGAAGAGGAATACGAAATCGGCATGGAGCTTACCGCCCAATTGGCCCGCACCATCGTGGCCGGCGGCGCGGACGGCCTCCATATCTATACCCACAACAACCCGGACATTACGCAAGACCTGTTATCTCGAATCGGAGTAGACAATGACGAACACTAA